The DNA sequence CAGGACGGTCATGCCGGTCAGGAGCAGTTCGCCCCTCAGCCCGTACAGTGCGTCCCGCAAGGCACCCCACGTTCTTCCTGAGGGCGCCCACGCTTCCGCTTCTCCTGGTCGTCCCTCCCTGCGAGGGGGCCAATTTCCCTGTGCCCCGTCACCGGTTTGTCATCCGGCGACTTATAGGGTGGGCCCGAAAGAGAGGTCGCCCATGCCGTCCCCCAATCTCCCTTCCGTTTCTAAACGTTCAGAACAGACGGTCTCCAACCGGCCGGCACGGTCCATGGCGTCATGGACCACGCTCCCGTTCTTCCTCGTGACGCTCAGCTCCGCGTCGGCCGGCGGTGCCGGGGGTCCGGCGGTCACCGCCCCTCCCACTCAGGTCCTTGCAGCAACACCCGCCACCGTTGCCAAGGTGTTCGGTACTGCTGGGTACCGCGTGACCGTTTCCCCTGCCTCGGGGAACGAGGACTTGAGTTTTACCCTGGTGGCGGGGAAGTACGAACTGGGCATGTGGTTCAGCGGGTGCGCTGGTCAGGGCATCGATGACGCCTGCCTCCGGGTCACAGCCAGCATCTACGACGGTCCCGATGCCGTCAAACTCACCGTGGAAGACGTCAACCGGTGGAACACGCATCACTACACGCATGCGTACGTCCTCGAGGACAATACGTACGTTGACAGCAGTTTCATTCTGCGTGGCGGTTACACCAAAGCCGCTCTGCTGGCCTGGATGCAGGCTTACCTGGATGATCTCGGCGACTTCGAGGAGGAGTTCTTCAAGTAAGCTTGCTCTCCCCCGTCTCCATTCCCCAACTCCACATCCCTGGTGGGCACGGCCCGTACCGCGCGCCTTGCAAGGCTCACCACGTTCAGGCTGAGTGTCGCTAGGACTTCCGCATTTCTTGAGCGCTCTGCACTTGCGCCCGGCTCCGGCACCACGCCCAGTAGGCCGGTGCTGGGCGCAATGTCCGCAGGAAAACGCTGGTACGTTGGAACTGCCTTTTTTCCGTGGAGTGCGAATGACGCCGGGCCTTTGCGGCGGCTGTGGCCCTGCTGTGCGGTTCCGCGCTGGCCCAAGGCGTACCGGGCACCAGCAAGGCGTTTTCCACCTCGGCGTTTTGCAGGTCCTACCGCTGGACTTCGCTGGACAACAAAGATGGCCCAGGCCACGCCACCACCCCCCGGGGAGATACAACGAGGTTCGGTGACGTGGTGCTCGTCGCCCACGCTTCGCCCGGTCCCGCGAGCAAGGTCATCTCCATGGCCCTGCCGGTCAGGCAGGCAGACCTGCGCCACCTGAGCGAAGACGCCTGAGGACTGCTACGGCAGGGATGGCAACCTGGTAGCTATCAAGAGCGTCATCGTGGGCGGCAAGCGGATTCCCCTCTGCTGCGGTGGCGCGGAGGGCACGATGCCGTGGAGATTCAGCAGCAAATAGGTACACCTCGGCCAGGACCGGTCGAACAGGAGCTGTACGCGTGGACACCCACGTGGCTTTGGCCTTCTGCTCAGCGGTAGAGTCGGAACGCCACGCGGCGCGCGTTGGTGTATTCGCCGTAGGAGTTGACGCACGAGAGGGTGAAGCGGCCGACCGGCACCTTCACCTCCACTTGCTGGCCGTCTGCCTCGCCACAACGCCCCTCGAGTTGCCGTAACGTGGCTTCGGAAACCGCGCTACCGGCTGCGAAGGTAAACGTCCGCGAGAGAAGCTTCAAGAGGTAAGACCCTGGATACAGAAGGGTGTCTTGCGCTCCCTGCGCGTACCCCAGTGACGTCACCACGTTGTTGACGCGAATCACCGAGAGGGTCGGTCCGGCTTCAGGAATCTCCCCTGCCTGAGGAGCGCGCTCAGGCGCGAGCGTATAACGGAAGTCCACCACTCCGCCGCCCAGCGACTCCCGGGAACTGAGGCTGCAACGGTACGTACGGCACAAACCGCTCTCGAAGAATGATCCGGGAGTTCCCAGAAGCGGGACGGCGGAAGCGACGGAGCCGAGGGACAGCAGCAGCAGGAAAGACCGCTTCATGACGCTCCTTATATTGCATTACACCGCCAACCTTTGGACGTGCAAACGTCCCTCATCCACGCCTGGGCGCAAGTCTTGCAGCCCTCGTCCCCTCAAGCGTCCAGTCCTGACTCACGTCCCCTTCGTCACAGTCTCAATCACTTTTTCTCTTCGCCGAGCACGGGTTTCAGGATTTTTGGCGCCGCCCCCAGTTCCCAGCACGGCAGACCGCGTGGGAAACGGCTGGTATTCGCGTGGCTCTCCTTATTGCAATGGAGGTAGGCGTCATGGGCCAGATCAACACCTCCCCTGATCTGAATTGCCGAGGAGTTGGAACACCCCACCATGCTCTGCGGTGCCACCGACCTCAGCGGAAGAGGGTGAGCTCCCCAGGAGTTCTCCTCACGCCCAAAAGTCTCCTCCATGCTGCCAGCCGGAACGGACGCAGAGAAGGGAAATGGGGGCGTAAGGGGTGATGATCAGGGGCGCAGCGCGCAGAGGTCGCCTGGCCTGGCTCAGGGCAAAGCCGCCTGACGGGCAGAGCGTAAACGGGCTGTTCGCCACTGCTCAAAGTTCAGCAGCTGGAACGGACCCCTGGAAGCGGGCTGCTGGTATTCCAGGATGGAGGAAGCCGTGTACGCGGAATACGCCAGGTTCTCCGCCTCCCTGGCCGTCAAGGTGCGGGGCTGCACGTCGAGGATACACAGACTCCCCACCCGCACCCCCCCAACTTTGAGTGGTGCACCGGCATAGAAACGGATGTGGGGGTCGCCCGTCACAAATGGATTTTCCCGAAAGCGGGGATCCGCTTGGGCATCGGGAACGACCAGCACCTCGTCGGACTGAACGGTGTGGCGGCAGAAGGTCAATTCAACCGGCGTTGGTTCGGGACCAGTTCCTACAGCCGCTTTGAAGTACTGGTGCGTTTTTCCAACGAGGGTGAGCAGCGCAATGGGAACCTGGTACGTCATAGCGGCGACCTCAGCAACGGCACTGAGGGAGACGCCGTAGTATTTCTGCTCGTAAACGCGCTCCGCGATGTGAGAACGAACGGTTTCAGCATAGCCTGTGTTCGCCGACGATTCCCGAACTATCACGTCACCTTATATAGGTTCTCAATGGTTCCGCTGCCGTGAAAAACGTATCTTTTCCTACGGTTAGCCAGTCTTTACGTCGTACTCATAAACGGAACATCTCCTCTAGAGAGGAAAAAGCCCCTGTCCCTGTGCGCCGGCGGCAGGGGCTCAGGAGTGAAGACGAATTCCGGAGCTTGGCCTCTCGGTCCATTTCACCGTTTCAGTGGGCGAGTCGGTCAAGCCCACAGCAGGTTTTGGGCTGAACCTGGGGAAAGGCAAGGGCGGGTCAGCGCGTGCGGCCCAGGTCACTTCAAGCGAGTAGGGTGGTGCGCCGTGAGCGATCTGGAGCTGTACCGTCAACGTTTCCCCAGGGCCTCATTGAATCTGGCACCACCGCTTCCCCCTCATCCGGCGAGACGTCCTGGAGGTGCGGTACGGGCGTGGGAGCACCGTCAGTCCCGAGACCCTGGGGCAGAGGAACATCATGTTCGCTCCCTTGCCCACTGAGGTACTCCGCTACCAAAAAGTCTGACGGGGTCTGCGTGAAGGTGGGGGGAGTGAAGCACTGGCTGTAGAGGGCAAAGACGGGTGCAGCACCGTGCCCGACATCCCGCTTCAGCCTCACCGGGATACGGAGGCGGCCCGGACCCTCTTCACCCCGCTGCCCGGCGAGTACAAGGTTCCCGAGTGCATGCCCACCGGCAGGTGCTGGAGTTCCGGCGCAGCAATTCGGAAACTCACTGTGCTCCAAGATCTGGAGCACGTCCAGGGCACCTCCTGTGCACGGCATGACAACCTGACCGAACCACTGCATCGTCCCACCCGGCAGCGGCCACGCCTGGACTTCAAACGGCGATGACGAACCGAGGAATTCCCCGCCCCGTATGCCCGAATCTCCACGTTTCACTCACCCGAACCACCGTGCCTGCCGCTCTCCGACAGCGTCACCTGCGCAGCGCCCTTCGTGTGAGGCGTGAGGGGGGGGCTGCGGGTGACCTGAACTTCGACTGCAGGCCACTCGCCCGTGGGTATGAGCTTCTTCAGGGGTGAAGATGCCCGAACCTGCACAAATTACAAACGGGATAGTGGTCGTTATTTTCTTCATACTTCTTCTGTGGTGCTTAGGCAGTTGCGCAGAACACAGAACGAAAGAGGTGCAAAAAAGGAGAATCAACCTTGTGCGCAACCACGGACGCAAAGCGCTACTGTATTGCTCTCACAGGGGGTAAGTTTATGACCGTTCCACGTTTTGGCCTCGGAACCTTTCGCCTCAAGGATGATGTCGTTCGCAATACTGTCCGTACTGCCCTGGGTCTTGGCTACCGCGCAATTGACACCGCACAGGGATACGGGAATGAAGCAGAAATAGGAGAGGTGCTGCAGGAGTCAGGCTTGCCCAGGAGCGAGATATTCCTGACGACAAAAATTAAACCTGAAAATTTCAGTCGTGATGCACTTCTTTCCAGCCTACAGGAAAGCTTGGATAAGTTGAGGGTCGATCAAGTGGACTTGACGTTGATCCACTGGCCAGTCCCTAAGGGAGAAGTCAAGCCCGAAGAATACCTAACAGCTCTGGCTGAAGCGCAAGCACGAGGTCTTACCAAGCAAGTAGGCGTGTCAAACTTCAACATTGCTGGACTTGTACAAGCCCGCGAGATTTTGGGTGAGACAGCCATCGCTACAAACCAGGTGGAAATTCACCCCTACCTGCAAAACCGGAAACTCGTCGAATTCGCCCAGAAGGAAGGTGTTCACTTAACTTCGTACATGACATTGGCCGTGGGAAAAGTGATGAATGACGAAGTTCTTCAAGACATTGCCCGTAGGCACGACGCGACCCCCGCCCAAGTGGCCTTGGCATGGGCAATGGGGCAAGGCTTTGCGGTAATTCCATCCTCTACAAAACGGGAGAATCTGGAAAGCAATCTGAAGTCCCAAAATCTTGTCCTCACATCGGATGATTTGGACAGGATTGCTGCGCTTGAGCAGGGCGAAAGTGCTCGTATTGCTTCTCCCGAAAGTGCTCGGCCTGACTGGGACTGAACGCTGTGTTCCGGAGGCAAAGGGACCAGTTCAGCCGTCTGGGGCTGTCTACCCTTTGCCGCGTCTTCAGCGTCTTGTGCCGTACGAAAGCACTCCGGACTTCAGGCGGGAGAGGAGATCACTGCCCAGAGCCATTTAGAGCACCTGTCAAAAAAGAGGGCTTCTTTTGGCCGAGCAGCGCGAGCGAACTTGAATGGGCATTTGTTCGAATTCCGCCGTGGGTGGAGGGGCAGCCCTCACGGCGGAATTCGAACAAATGCACGAAGAGTGAATGGAGTGCCGTGAGGCGTTCCATCACCTGTCCTCGGGCGGCCTGTGTACCAACTTCTCGGACGAGATCTGGAGCGGAAAGGCTTCACCATCGGCAGAGCCGCTCCGGAGTACAGCGGGAAGCCCGGGAGGGCCTCCGCTCCTGGAAGCGGAACGCTACAGGCATTACGGCTTGGGGGCCTCAATCTGAAGAAGCTGCCTCCTGGTTCTTTCCAGGTGCGAGCGGCCCGGATCACTGCGGGGCATTTCCCAGGAACTGAGCAGCTGGAATTTTACCGGTCACGAGGAAATACGGCGTGATCAGGTCAGCCCTGCTTGGAGGCGGGAACGCTGCGGGCCTCTTCAACGTCACCCCGCTCCTTGACGTCCTCGTGCTCGTTGTTGCGCGGCGCGGTCGCTTCCCTGTCGTTTACACCCTTGAATGAGGGTTTACGGTCGTGCCCGATCTCGTGGACTTCCTGCTTGTTGCGGTCGTACTGGTCCGGCAGGCTGGTGTGACCACTGTTTTTGTCGTCTTTGTCAGGCATGCGCCTAAGCTTCCACCTCAAGGTGCGCCGCGCACGAGGAGAAGCTGAAGCCCGGTTCAGAAATAGGGAGGACGTGAACCCGAGCAGTTTCTGCACAACTCGGGCAGGATGCGTATG is a window from the Deinococcus hopiensis KR-140 genome containing:
- a CDS encoding YbjN domain-containing protein, translated to MTLSSASAGGAGGPAVTAPPTQVLAATPATVAKVFGTAGYRVTVSPASGNEDLSFTLVAGKYELGMWFSGCAGQGIDDACLRVTASIYDGPDAVKLTVEDVNRWNTHHYTHAYVLEDNTYVDSSFILRGGYTKAALLAWMQAYLDDLGDFEEEFFK
- a CDS encoding GAF domain-containing protein, which gives rise to MIVRESSANTGYAETVRSHIAERVYEQKYYGVSLSAVAEVAAMTYQVPIALLTLVGKTHQYFKAAVGTGPEPTPVELTFCRHTVQSDEVLVVPDAQADPRFRENPFVTGDPHIRFYAGAPLKVGGVRVGSLCILDVQPRTLTAREAENLAYSAYTASSILEYQQPASRGPFQLLNFEQWRTARLRSARQAALP
- the dkgB gene encoding 2,5-didehydrogluconate reductase DkgB; the encoded protein is MTVPRFGLGTFRLKDDVVRNTVRTALGLGYRAIDTAQGYGNEAEIGEVLQESGLPRSEIFLTTKIKPENFSRDALLSSLQESLDKLRVDQVDLTLIHWPVPKGEVKPEEYLTALAEAQARGLTKQVGVSNFNIAGLVQAREILGETAIATNQVEIHPYLQNRKLVEFAQKEGVHLTSYMTLAVGKVMNDEVLQDIARRHDATPAQVALAWAMGQGFAVIPSSTKRENLESNLKSQNLVLTSDDLDRIAALEQGESARIASPESARPDWD